Proteins co-encoded in one Prunus persica cultivar Lovell chromosome G6, Prunus_persica_NCBIv2, whole genome shotgun sequence genomic window:
- the LOC109949656 gene encoding uncharacterized protein LOC109949656 — MPFREWAMDLIGKLYPVSSKQHCSIIVATDYFTKWVEAKPVKSTTSQQIVQRFGIPESITTNRGSSFISRKMLDMAEAFKFKLLQSIPYYAQANGQAESSNKVIINIIRKMLEKNPKKWHEKLLETLRAYRTLKREATGMTPYALSYGHDAILPMEIAVQSLRIAQQHNLVGEDYPQAMLLELEGLDTSKIDTLNQLLAGKQAVARAYNKRVKNKSFEEGEIVWKAVLPLRTHVTGYGKWHLHGKDLS; from the coding sequence ATGCCATTCAGAGAATGGGCAATGGATCTTATTGGCAAACTCTATCCAGTCAGTAGCAAACAACACTGTTCAATCATTGTAGCTACAGactatttcaccaaatgggtggaAGCCAAACCTGTTAAATCCACCACATCTCAACAGATTGTGCAAAGGTTTGGCATACCAGAATCAATCACCACTAATAGGGGAAGCTCCTTCATATCCAGAAAAATGTTAGACATGGCAGAAgcattcaagttcaaactaCTTCAATCCATCCCTTACTATGCCCAGGCTAATGGACAGGCAGAATCAAGCAACAAGGTGATCATCAACATTATTAGGAAAATgcttgagaaaaatccaaagaaATGGCATGAGAAGTTATTAGAAACCTTGAGGGCCTATAGAACtttaaaaagagaagcaactggcATGACCCCATATGCTCTATCCTACGGTCATGATGCAATTCTGCCGATGGAAATAGCAGTCCAATCTCTCAGAATTGCTCAACAACACAATCTGGTTGGAGAAGACTACCCTCAAGCAATGCTGCTAGAACTAGAAGGTTTAGACACAAGCAAAATTGATACCCTCAACCAACTCTTAGCAGGGAAACAGGCTGTAGCAAGGGCCTATAACAAAAGAGTTaaaaacaagagttttgaagaaggagaaataGTCTGGAAAGCAGTTCTACCCCTTAGGACACATGTTACTGGTTATGGAAAGTGGCACCTACATGGGAAAGACCTTTCATAA